From the genome of Cydia pomonella isolate Wapato2018A chromosome 1, ilCydPomo1, whole genome shotgun sequence:
ACCGTTCCATAACTTGGCACTGGTCTGGTGGATGCTCACCCTAAGCCCCCAGTGATGAAGACGTAGCGTCACTGTTCCATGACATGCATTCAGAACCTAAGGTTAAGCTGGCGTCCACTCCATAAAAATCATTGATGGGTATAAtccaaaaatatttgttaccATTATCGGCGAAAGTGAAAGGTAGATTGGGATAGGGAGTGAATTtaataaaaccggacaagtgcgttccgtactttttggtatgtgttgttataacggcaacagaaatacattatcacggttcataagatacagcttggtgaccgacagacagacagatgaacagtggagtcttagtaataggattccgtttttaccctttgggtacggaaccttaaaaagttGAAGCTACAATCCTCTTAAGATTAATATTGACGGACTGCTTTAACTACCCTTTTTAGTAGCGGCCTTTACGTTACGTCCTTTCATTGAAAAATCTGCAGCTTATCTGTagcgtatattttttaaacaaagggaaatctgtgtaatattacatttggttgaaataacaataattcaacaaaaaaataataggcATTCAGTATACACATGACCACTAAGTGGCATATCGTTGCCCTCTTCCCTTAAATAGTAAttgcataaaaaaagtacatgtTCCAAAAGGAACTTACGTAAATAGGCGGATCCACAATTGCCTCATTGAATGTTCTCGCTAAGTTTCATGTTCATGTTATTACAGTATGTCATTTAAAAATGAGAACTTAACTTGGATTGTACGGGAAAGGCATACGGGCCTTTGTACACCGCGACTTTTTAACGCACCGTCGACACGCGATTTGAAAACGGCGCgtgctgggggcctaccgcgaaaaccgaaattcgcaaattgcggggatctttctcttttactctcactaagacgtaattagagtgacagagaaaaatgcccgcaatggccgaacttcgattttcgcggttattaTAGCCCTGTTTCGATTGCTGCGGTTTCCTAAAATCTTTACCAAAAAAACGCATTCGGCCAGCGATACTGTGATACAAACACGCGTGACAAGCGCGTTAGCGTCGCGTctgtataaataaacaaataaataaatacacatacaAACGCGCCGTCAACGCGCGTCTGCATCGATATTGGTGTGCAAAGTTCTACAAGCAGCGTCTGAATTGCGTGCGAATCGCGTGTGTATCGGTACAGACGCACGTCGCGTTAAAAAAACGCGGTGTGCATAGTAATCCAGTAACTTCGTCGCCTGAAAGTAAAGggttcgtttgcgtcaaatccggtagttcagATTTTTTTCAGTTATCTATGATGTTTATGATTTTGGCCCGATGAATAATCCAAGATTGCGATCTCGAGCGACGAACGCAATTTGTCAAAAATCGTAAAAACCgcgaatttatttgtgttttgtttagatttgggcgattataaccctaaaggactagtttttgGTAGTACCTTATCAGGGCGTTTTAAAAATAGACTACATTTGCTACAATACGAGACTAGTATTGTCTCTGTAGATCTAATAATTTCCGAGATAACCCtttcaaaacttaaaaaaatgttgtacttGAATTCGTAGGCTAATTAATTGCGATGAGTATGCACTTTTGTCTCAGGCGATGCCCCTTGGCAcgcactgaaagaaatgtttgcataactgtaacaaaattttggttactgtttacacaaaaattgggacttgcgaactatgtgttatatgttacaaaaccgtgttggctatcagtgttcaggtatttattatacactacaaaatagttttgtaaatttatgcaaagtttattttcttataaccgtagtttagttatttagtaaagttacaaaaccagttcggctatctatttttttcagtgcgaTTGTTCCTAAGGTCAAACAAAGCTGATTTGGCCCGATAGCCACGAGATCGTACCGTGCCTACCCCCCGAAGGGGGAAGGGTCGTTTCCCCAGGTTCAATCTATGCCATATTTCTTCCTGTTCTTAGCAACGAGGGCAacttatatatcatttttatataatttaggaACGAAAACATACTTTTAAAACGCGGTTTtctcgatttttgacaaagttgcgttcgacGCTCGAGGTCACAAATTATTATTCGGATTATTCATTCGGCCAACATCATAAATAAGTCTGCAAAAAACCAGAACTAGCggatttaacgcaaacgctaACCCccatattcataaacgtgtacttaagttacgatgccgctaatcatcgtttgtccctttccatcataccaatacgtcggaaagggacaaacgattattagcggcatcgtaactttagtacacgtttatgaatataagGGAGAAAATGTATAATGTTACTGTACAGGCCCTAAAGGAGAATGCGCGATAATTACTATTGCTCATACCAATCGTCTCCAAAAATTCGCCAACGTCCCAATGACCGATCTCATGCTTTCAATAAATGAATAGTTTACGATGCCCATTATAATAGGACTTTGTAGTAAAGTTGTTAAATTggtttttaaactaataaataataattttattcgtaaaaagaaatattagatTCTCCAAACTACGCACTTACAGGATGGAAAGTTATGGTTGTTACAGGCAGCTCCTGGGTGTCTCAGTATCATTAGAACTTTATTAAGCTACTTGAATATTTGCTGCTTTTATTGACCTATTTAAATTTTCCACCCTGTACGTAAATATAGATTATGCAATCGACTAGAATCTCGGGTGGAGTGCTGAAATGACTTTTGTTATTTTCAGGTTATTATGGTACAACAGCTCTTCCTTATCAAGCTTTTGGAGTCGGGGATGGGACATGGTCTACCAATGGAACAGAACCGATGACTTTTCTTGGAGGATACAATCCTCACGATTCTTATGGAATGGATGGTAGCTAGTACCTATTCGATTTACATCATAAGTCACCACTTAATATACATTATCATTTAAGTGGCATGTTTCGAAACACCACTCTCATAATTGCCCCAATCAACAAGGTTTATTGCGTAAAAATAACATCTtgactaaataataatattaataatattcctTAGTCTCAGCCTTTTCTACTTTGCAATGTAAAATTCAAACATAGGAACAATATTCTATTTACCTGTTCTACCTCAAATAGTGGCCTAATTTTGCGTGGATTAGTTAGTATTTTTAACCTATGGAACGCCAAAGTCTGTTAATCCTGCACATTGTAGACGTAATGCCGGGTTAGTATATGCTGTATCGTCAGCGTCGCATTACTTAATTAAcgcttggcgttcaaaaggttagtTAACTTTATCTACACATTTTACGGATATTTGTGTACAATTTCAGGCGTGTTTGGGCCCTCAACAACGCCATTCTCCACGGCTGCGTTCGGACAGCCCGCTTCCTCATTTAACTACTTTCATGGTAATGGTGATTACTCAACTTGGGGCCAAATAGGGCGTGCTAAACAATATGACGACTACTACAGAGCGGACGGTATTTACGTGCCAGACGGTGTCAAGGCGGTGGAGACGGGCGTGCAGACGCTGTCGCTCGGCGAGCACAAGGCGGACAAGGAGCGCGGAGTCGAGCTCAAGGACGCGTCTGGAGGATCGCAACCCAAAAAGATGACATGGGCTTCAATCGCTAGCCAACCGGCTAAGCCTGCCCCGACTTCCCAGACCACGGGCCTCAAGAAAAAGGGCCCCGGTATGCCTCCACCGCCGATCGTACCCGGCAAACACAACATGGATATCGGAACCTGGGATGCGGGCAAAACCGCCTCGGTCGTGACGGCACCACCACCGCCGCCGCAGCAGGCGCCGGCTGGTCCTCCATCGATGCCGGTTCCAGTGCCTGCGGTGCCCGCGGTCGCGGCTGCCCCGTCGTCGGCGCCCGCTCCTGTACCGGCCGCGGCGCCACTGCAGCGAGGCCCGCCACCCCAGCACCAGCCGCCGGCGGCGTGGACACAGGCACCCCGCGGCCCACCACCGCCGCAGCACCAGGCGAGGCCTGCGATGTCTGTGCCTCCGGCCGCGCCTCCCGCTGCGCCTCAGACTGCGGTGATCCCGCATCCGGTGCTTGATGAGTTAAAGGTCAAGAATGACTACAATCCGAAGGAATTCGATCTGAGCGCACCTCAAGCCAGGTTTTTCGTAATTAAATCTTATTCGGAAGACGATATTCATCGCAGTATCAAATATGAGATATGGTGTAGTACGGAGCATGGCAACAAGCGCCTGGATTCTGCGTTCCGGGAGCGCGAACGGGAGGGTGGTTCAGTGTACTTGTTTTTCTCGGTGAATGGTAGCGGTCATTTTTGTGGCATGGCGCGCATGATAAGCGCAGTCGACTATAATTCCAATTCTAACGTGTGGTCTCAAGACAAGTGGAAGGGGCAGTTTCGTGTCAGGTGGGTCTATGTTAAAGACGTTCCAAACGTGCAACTTCGTCATATcaaattagaaaataatgagAACAAGCCCGTGACGAACTCTCGCGACACCCAAGAGGTGCCTCACGCGAAAGGCTTGCAAGTACTGAGAATAATGCATAGCTATTGCCATTCGACGTCtatttttgatgattttattcactatgaaagacgccaagaagaagaagattctcGAAAGGTACCGATCCATCATAATAACCAAGAGAATACGCGCGATGAGCAAGAGGTGAACCGTGGGTTCCGCAACTACCGCGAGTACGGCAGAGACGGTCGCGATCCTCGCGACGGACGTGACGGCCGAGAGATTCGCGACCAAAGAGAAATGCGCGACCATCGCGATCAGCGCGATCATCGTGAGCAACGCGATCCTCGCGATCATCGCGACACGCGGGACCACCGCGATCATCGAGATCAACGCGATCACCGGGATCATCGCGATCACCGTGATCATCGCGATCACCGCGATCATCGCGAACCGAGGGATGACCGCGATGGACGAGACACTCGTGATCACGGTTTTCGTGACCGTGACGCGAATAATTACAGACCTCATCACAAGGTAAGTTATAATGCACATATTCATTAATTGTACTCCCATGTTATAGTCATTAATTATAATGCGCGGTTAAGAGGCTGTTAATACCGAAAGAACGTCGCGTcggcgcacactgtctatttgtatcggagtaaataaGATAGAACTGTCACTGTTATTAGGCCTTAAAAGGGAATAAGTTAGAAGATAAGAAAACGTTAGAAgtttaggtataaatattttgaaattgtcATTTTAATTGCAGgccttaaagtaaaaaaataaaaactgttaatTGGTGACATTAAGaacaatctttgcaattattttctatcgggCCGATTTGTCCAATCATGTATCATCTACGGCCACAGTCTTTGAAATGtgatttgtatatatttttttctttactaaaagatttttatttttatttaaaaactgcttaagtaacatcaatCTCAACGAAATTGGGTGTTCACAGCCTCTTAACTCTTTAGTCCGTAGTGGCAACATACAAGTTGCTatcatacttaaaacaaaaaagcaTCTCTACTACTATAACAATTACGGTTCGAAATCGAATGACTAGAAAGGCATGTCAAATGGTTAAAGGCCTATAAGCTAAGTTATATGTATCTTCTCCGGTTGACTTAGCAACTGGCAATCgaattcctatgaaaatatgatatttACTGTAGCACCTGCCAGGtccagtcagcatcaaaagtagcggatcaaacaacgcttcaaaagtatctaccattctttaaccgcttaacaaaaagtgatggttctatatgtagaacaattaagttTGCAAAagtgaacgtgaattttagagatttatctatatttggaaatgttatccggaatatcagatacttttggcgcgttgtttcatccaataatattgatgctgactgtacttagctTGTATGAACTCTATTTATTGTCTCCATCTGCTTATTTGACATGAGATTCGTCTTTACTGACTTTGTGTC
Proteins encoded in this window:
- the LOC133519608 gene encoding YTH domain-containing family protein 3 isoform X1, producing the protein MSAGVSDQRMKGQGNQVTNAPKEQQLESGGDELAEVSWRHQQQPSYAPPISSAADHYSAAGYYGTTALPYQAFGVGDGTWSTNGTEPMTFLGGYNPHDSYGMDGSVFGPSTTPFSTAAFGQPASSFNYFHGNGDYSTWGQIGRAKQYDDYYRADGIYVPDGVKAVETGVQTLSLGEHKADKERGVELKDASGGSQPKKMTWASIASQPAKPAPTSQTTGLKKKGPGMPPPPIVPGKHNMDIGTWDAGKTASVVTAPPPPPQQAPAGPPSMPVPVPAVPAVAAAPSSAPAPVPAAAPLQRGPPPQHQPPAAWTQAPRGPPPPQHQARPAMSVPPAAPPAAPQTAVIPHPVLDELKVKNDYNPKEFDLSAPQARFFVIKSYSEDDIHRSIKYEIWCSTEHGNKRLDSAFREREREGGSVYLFFSVNGSGHFCGMARMISAVDYNSNSNVWSQDKWKGQFRVRWVYVKDVPNVQLRHIKLENNENKPVTNSRDTQEVPHAKGLQVLRIMHSYCHSTSIFDDFIHYERRQEEEDSRKVPIHHNNQENTRDEQEVNRGFRNYREYGRDGRDPRDGRDGREIRDQREMRDHRDQRDHREQRDPRDHRDTRDHRDHRDQRDHRDHRDHRDHRDHRDHREPRDDRDGRDTRDHGFRDRDANNYRPHHKERDGSRGRGRPRN
- the LOC133519608 gene encoding YTH domain-containing family protein 3 isoform X2; translated protein: MSAGVSDQRMKGQGNQVTNAPKEQQLESGGDELAEVSWRHQQQPSYAPPISSAADHYSAAGYYGTTALPYQAFGVGDGTWSTNGTEPMTFLGGYNPHDSYGMDGVFGPSTTPFSTAAFGQPASSFNYFHGNGDYSTWGQIGRAKQYDDYYRADGIYVPDGVKAVETGVQTLSLGEHKADKERGVELKDASGGSQPKKMTWASIASQPAKPAPTSQTTGLKKKGPGMPPPPIVPGKHNMDIGTWDAGKTASVVTAPPPPPQQAPAGPPSMPVPVPAVPAVAAAPSSAPAPVPAAAPLQRGPPPQHQPPAAWTQAPRGPPPPQHQARPAMSVPPAAPPAAPQTAVIPHPVLDELKVKNDYNPKEFDLSAPQARFFVIKSYSEDDIHRSIKYEIWCSTEHGNKRLDSAFREREREGGSVYLFFSVNGSGHFCGMARMISAVDYNSNSNVWSQDKWKGQFRVRWVYVKDVPNVQLRHIKLENNENKPVTNSRDTQEVPHAKGLQVLRIMHSYCHSTSIFDDFIHYERRQEEEDSRKVPIHHNNQENTRDEQEVNRGFRNYREYGRDGRDPRDGRDGREIRDQREMRDHRDQRDHREQRDPRDHRDTRDHRDHRDQRDHRDHRDHRDHRDHRDHREPRDDRDGRDTRDHGFRDRDANNYRPHHKERDGSRGRGRPRN
- the LOC133519608 gene encoding YTH domain-containing family protein 1 isoform X3 translates to MSAGVSDQRMKGQGNQVTNAPKEQQLESGGDELAEVSWRHQQQPSYAPPISSAADHYSAAGVFGPSTTPFSTAAFGQPASSFNYFHGNGDYSTWGQIGRAKQYDDYYRADGIYVPDGVKAVETGVQTLSLGEHKADKERGVELKDASGGSQPKKMTWASIASQPAKPAPTSQTTGLKKKGPGMPPPPIVPGKHNMDIGTWDAGKTASVVTAPPPPPQQAPAGPPSMPVPVPAVPAVAAAPSSAPAPVPAAAPLQRGPPPQHQPPAAWTQAPRGPPPPQHQARPAMSVPPAAPPAAPQTAVIPHPVLDELKVKNDYNPKEFDLSAPQARFFVIKSYSEDDIHRSIKYEIWCSTEHGNKRLDSAFREREREGGSVYLFFSVNGSGHFCGMARMISAVDYNSNSNVWSQDKWKGQFRVRWVYVKDVPNVQLRHIKLENNENKPVTNSRDTQEVPHAKGLQVLRIMHSYCHSTSIFDDFIHYERRQEEEDSRKVPIHHNNQENTRDEQEVNRGFRNYREYGRDGRDPRDGRDGREIRDQREMRDHRDQRDHREQRDPRDHRDTRDHRDHRDQRDHRDHRDHRDHRDHRDHREPRDDRDGRDTRDHGFRDRDANNYRPHHKERDGSRGRGRPRN